In Candidatus Methylacidiphilales bacterium, the sequence CAACTGCCGTGATGTCCAGGTGGCGTTTCCCGCATCGGTCAGGGCAAAGACACGGCCGGATCCAAAGTCGGCGAAGATGTAGGAACCGTAGAGTTCCGGGAGGTTGGTGCCGCGGTAGACCCTTCCACCGGTGACGCTGTATCCTAGGCTGCGGTCGTAGTCGAAGACCGGGTTGATCCGGGGACTACCTGGGTTTGCGGGCGGATTGGAACGGGGGCCAGCGATCAGGCCCTCGCGGAAGGGCCAGCCGTAATTGCCGCCACGGGCGACGAGGTCGATTTCCTCCCGGCTGTTGCTGCCGACATCGCCGGCCAGGAGTCGTCCCGTGTCAGGATCGAAGCTGAAACGCCAGGGGTTGCGGAAGCCCACCGCCCAGAACTCCGTCCGGATCTTGGAGGCACTGATCGCGCCCTTCTTGGGATAGGCGCCGTTCCCGAGGGGATTGGAGATGGCTCCGGTGGCACCGGGAAGGAAGGGATTGTCGGAAGGGATGGCGTAACGGGCCTTGTTGTTGGAATCGAGGTTGATCGACGGATGGGCGTTGGGTTCAACACTGCCGCCAATAAGGCCCACATTCCTGCGGTCGACGTCGATGCGGAGGATTCCGCAGAAAAAATCCCGGTCGATCCACCGGCTGTTGTCGAGCTGGTCGTTCTGCCCTCCCTCGTCACCCAGGGAGATGTAGAGGAATCCATCCGGGCCGAAGTGCAGATCCCCGCCGTTGTGGTTGCTGGCCTCGTCGAGTTGGGTCAGGACGGGGGCGAGCGTGGCCGGGTCGGCGGTATTCGGGTTTGACGCGGAGGCTTGGAGCCGTGCGACGCGCTGGTAGCGCTTCCCATCGCGGAAAAAGCTGTAGAAGATGAAAAACGTGCGGTTGCTGGCGAACTCGGGATGAAAAGCCAAGCCTAGCAGGCCGCATTCCCCATCGGTGGCGAGGGATTCGCCGGGGCCCATCAAGGCATTGCAATCGAGAAAAAGCTGTCTGCTGGCCGGGTCGGAGGAGAGATCGAGGACTTGGATGCCCTTGTTCCGTTCGACGACGAAGAGGCGGTCGGTTTCTCCGGGAGGGCTGGCCAGGGCGATGGGCAGCGTGAAGCCGGTATAGGCATCCTGGCAGTAGTAGGATCCGACAGGGGGGGGTGCGAGGGGCATGCTGAGCGTGTTGTTGGGGATGCGGGTCAACTGCCCCCAACTGGTGGTGCCCGGGGCAATGAGAAGGATCGCCACCAAGAAAAGAGGGTTTAGAGACGTTAAGTTCATTGGGATGAGGGGAGCCCGGTGCCCTGATCGCTATGTTAAAGGATTTTGCCTGCTTTACAAGCCATGCTCCCATTGAGTGCCGTGTAAGGCAGAGGGCGGAGGGCGGAATAAACCTGAAACCTGAAACGAGAAGGATTCCGGCTTCGGGAGCGGAGAATTTTGAGCTAAGAGCTGACAGCTGATAGCCGACGGTCATGAGCCAAGGGCAAACGGGGAAAGGGAAAGGATTCCCCGTCTACAAGGTGGAAGTTAAAGACCGAACCCTATTTAGGTTAGGCTATTTGTGGAAGGAGGTATCCGGGGAGGTCGGCGATGGGGATGCGTTCCTGCTTCATGCTGTCGCGGTGGCGCAGGGTCACGGTCCCGGTCTGGCCGGCATAGGGACCTTCCTTGGCGCCTTCCAAGGTTTCGAAGTCCACGGTGATGCCGAAGGGGGTGCCGATCTCGTCCTGGCGGCGGTAGCGGCGGCCGATGGCTCCGGATTCGTCGTAGAAGACGGCCATGTGGCGGCGCAGGGTGGTCTCGATTTCACGGGCCTGGGCGACGAGTTCCGGTTTGTTCTTGAGGAGAGGGAAGATGCCAACCTTGACCGGCGCGATGCGGGGGTGGAAGCGGAGGACGGTGCGGACTTCGCTCTGGCCTTTATCGTCGGTGACGGTTTCTTCGGCGTAGGCGGCAACGAGGACGGCAAGCAGGATGCGGTCGACGCCGACGGCGGGCTCGATGACGTGGGGGAGGAATTTCTGCTTGGTGGCTTCGTCGAAGTATTCCAGGGGTTTGCCGCTGTGCTTGGCGTGCTGGCCGAGGTCGTAGTCGCCGCGGGCGGCGATGCCCCAGAGTTCCTGGATACCGAAGGGGTAACGGAACATGATGTCGGTGGTGCCGCGGGAGTAGAAGGCGAGTTTTTCCTTGGGGTGGTCGTATTCGCTCAGGAAGTCGGCGGGGATGCCGATGGAAATGAGCCAGTTTTTGCACCAGTCGATCCACTCGCGGTGGATTTTCTTCCAGTCGGCTTCGGGATGGATGAAGTATTCCATCTCCATTTGTTCGAACTCGCGGGAACGGAAGATGAAGTTGCGGGGGGTGATCTCGTTGCGGAAGCTTTTGCCGAT encodes:
- a CDS encoding glycine--tRNA ligase — encoded protein: MAEHPIMEKITALCKRRGFIFQSSEIYGGLNGFFDFGPLGTELKRNLRNAWWTDMVQRRDDVVGLESSIIMHPNVWKASGHVDGFSDPMVDCKVSKQRFRADQIFFAPVIIDGTTHGYVSLLENERVQEDLQAAAETYKRKKALQGTLAPVQVRCFTEATADEIPLIPSPATGEPGSLTPPRDFNLMFETQVGALKDESSTAYLRPETAQGMFVDFKPVVDTGRVKLPFGIAQIGKSFRNEITPRNFIFRSREFEQMEMEYFIHPEADWKKIHREWIDWCKNWLISIGIPADFLSEYDHPKEKLAFYSRGTTDIMFRYPFGIQELWGIAARGDYDLGQHAKHSGKPLEYFDEATKQKFLPHVIEPAVGVDRILLAVLVAAYAEETVTDDKGQSEVRTVLRFHPRIAPVKVGIFPLLKNKPELVAQAREIETTLRRHMAVFYDESGAIGRRYRRQDEIGTPFGITVDFETLEGAKEGPYAGQTGTVTLRHRDSMKQERIPIADLPGYLLPQIA